A region of the Silene latifolia isolate original U9 population chromosome 9, ASM4854445v1, whole genome shotgun sequence genome:
tatttggattttttgatttatttggattttttgggtttttttatttatttggattttttttatttatttggattttttggggttttttttttgaggttttgagagaagagaagaatgaaatgtgtgagatgagagagaaatgggtgggtagaaaacaaatatatagtaaattagtggttaattagagtggattagtgaaggagaagagagatggtgagattagcttataaacacacttttttggggttgatctcatccctccatctccctccatccaatggctcacaataagacttatggactcattATATATCTTGGCCTTACatgatctcttctatatatatatatatatatatatatatatatatatatatatatatatatatatatatatatatatatagtgataagATCATTTGAGTCCTTCTCTTACACTTGAGTCCATGAGTCTCCATTAGAGCCTTTGGATGAgaaagatggagggttgagattggaagcaaaaagGAGGGGATTAATGCATAATTAAACACTCtccctctctactttactaatccatattaattaaaaattaatccactatataagaTTTTTTCTCAAACACACTTCTCACTCATCCCTCATAATATCATCATATCCCCTCtctaaaatccataaatcaaaATCCCTGAAAAACAAAAATCACTCTTCCtcactttcaaaaaaaaaaaaccaaatcaaaccctaaaacctaccCTCACCACCGTCCCACCCACACCGGCCTATCCGTCACCGTCCACCACTTCCACACGGCCACCACACCACAACAACACCAACCTCACAACCCGACACACCGCCACCCTCACGTTCACCCCGACACCGACACCCTCACCCCACCACACCGAAACCACCTCACCCCGACACCCTCACCCACCACACCGAAACCACCGCACCCCGACACCCTCGCCACCACGTCCTCCCACCTCTGACCCACGCCACCACCTTCCTCCTTTTCTCCAGATCTGCAACCACGCCTGCCGCCACCCCCTTCTTCTTCCTGCCGACTTCCGCCTATAACCGCGCCACCACCCcacttctctttttcttttccgtCTTAGAGGATTCCAGAtctcattttttatttttattttttatttttttttttctttttcttccgatCGGGTTTCCATGCATATTTCGTTTGCTGTTCTTCAAATTTGTTGGTTTTTGTTCTTCAAATTTGTTGGTTTGTGTGTTTTGTTGGTTTGTGTGTTTTGTTGgtatttgttttatgtttttttttttttttttttttattacctTGCTGATTTcgatttcttttgttttgttttatgttttgtttcggtttttgtgtttttataaattatattaagttTAATATTAAATCTGTTAATTATGAAATAGTTTTTGTGATATCTCGTTTTTATTATTAGATTTaaaattatatgatttaaattGTTGTCTAGAATTTAAAATTTTAGATCTCGTTTAGTTTTTTTTTAGTAAAAGTCGATTTTTTAGATCGTAAAAGTCGATTTTTTAAGTTTTAGATCGAAAAAAAAGATCTCATGTTTAATTTTGTGAAAtcttttaattttaatcttagatatatttaaaatgtcgtctcctcatttttcttcaattattgttatattagatcgttttattttagtcttagatctaataaatagatctaaggttatttgttgattttcatcttagatgtgcattttttcttttagaattactcttttttctgctagaattactcttttttttgttgaaattacactttttttctactagaattacaattacttttttttttgctagaattactcttttttctgctagaattactctttttttggttggaattacactttttttcatcttaaatttacactttttttctactagaattacaattacacttttttttttgctataattacactttttggctagaattacacttttttcggctagaataacacttttttcgactaaaattacactttttatgctaaaattacactttttgttgttgttagaattacacctttttctgttaaaatcacactttcctccattaaaattacacttttttctgtgaaaattatacttttttttatagaataacacttttttcggctaaaattacacttttagttgttagaattacacttttttctgtgaAAATTAtaacttttttttgctagaataacacttttttcggctaaaattacacttttagttgttagaattacacttttttctgtgaaaataatacttttttttgctagaataacacatttttcggctaaaattacactttttgttgttagaattacacttttttctgttaaaattatactttttttttgctaaaattacacttttttctgctaaaattacactttttgttgttagaattacactattttctgttagaattacacttagctctattggactaatgttatactctcaatggacttggtcatattctcatattctcattggactaatgttacattctcaatggactaaaattacattctcagtggactgaaattatacttttctggactaaaaaaattgcacttttttctgctaaaattacactttttcttgttagaattacactattttctgttagaattacacttagctctattggactaatgttatactctcaatggacttggtcatattctcatattctcattggactaatgttacattctcaatggactaaaattacattctcagtggactgaaattatacttttctggactaaaattacacttttctggactaaaattacattctccttgactaaaaataacaatctcattggactgaaattacacttacttggactaaaataacacttattgtcattaaaataacactcgtaaaatgctaaagttcaataacttgtgataaaatgacaaaaattcaaaatattattcgttaaaatcactcgaaaaaaattgaagttaaacttgtaaaacgctaaattctcgaaaatatttcttaaaattacactttttgctgttagaattacactcgtaaaatcctaaaatgtcgaaaacttgtctcggaaaaaaaaaacgaaaaaaaaacgaaacaataaaaacttgtctcgaaaaaaaaaaaaaaaaaaaaaaaaacgaaataggaaaaatgttaacaaaattttcataaactttgaagtataagacaaaaatatggtgttaattgtgtatgctaatgaattagtgaatgtattattaaaactagagagagaagtgaattcattagtgttaagtgtgtttttttgctttcaatctcaaccttccaccatgcatgatccaagggttgtgggagggacttatggactcaaaaaaaaaaagggacttagaagaactttgcttatatatatatatatatatatatatatatatatatatatatatatatatatatatatatatatatatatatatatatatatatatatatatatatatatatatatatcatatgaGTAGTTTTATATTTCATAATAATGTTACAACATGGTAGTACAAACATTTTATTGAAAAAGATACATCCGCACTCCTCATTAGTTATTGAAATTAAATAAGTGTCACCAAGTGTTTTTGAGTTTCACTTATTGAATAGTTAGGACATTCACAGCATTAACGTGTCGTATACATTTATTGTGATATTCTTTGGTTAATTGGTGTCAGAAATCAAAAAACTTCAAAGGCTTGTCGTTACGTTTCAACCATATTGCAAGTTTGATAGCAGCGTCATTGCGATAATGGGGTAAAATCATGGTGTTTCTATAGCCACAAACGCCTGTGGGTGGCCCTGCATAAACTTCGTGTCCCCAACCGAAGTCGAGGCCTTGAGGAAGAACGTTGAGCCAAGTAGTGACCCACATATTTTGTTCGGGTAAACTTTTTGAGTTCCCTATCATCTTTCCTCGGTCATCCATATATTGGAGATCGCTAAGAGTTTCTACTTTGCTTAGGGACTCGATTGTTCCTTTTATATAATCACTACTCAAGAGTTCAACAGCCTCCCTCACTTTGCTGCAAGCGTAGCTTAGTGGCCTTGAAAGGAGTTCGCCCGCACAACTACATGCTATTACCGGAATTACGGCATTGCCAAAGTAGCTGCATCACATATACAAAATCAAGCCTGATATATTAATTTTAACATTATTATATTTGATCAATCATGCATGAGAAGCGACATCAATGACGACATACCTAGATGGAAGGGGCGGATTCAAACGACTACGTCCGTCAGCAATAAAATACAAGGGTGAAATTCTATCAGCGGCCAACGCACGAGCCCTGGTCATACACCTCCACGCATGAGCCGTAAGAACTTCAAACCGACTGTATGGACGGCTGCTAAGCATTTCATGATTAGCCACCTTCTTTAGGCTCTCGATCTGATCTCCTGTCATCAATATTAAGGTAGGAGTCAGCTGCATCTCAGTTGActcctcatcttctgcttcatCGCCAAGATATGAGGCGGCCACTTGGTCAAacgagatattattattattattattattattattattattattattattattattattattattattattcacttGTGTGTCTCCCATTGTGGCGGAATGTTTGAGGGCTCTCCGGTCCAAAAAGGGTGCTACCTCCAGTGGCTTGCCTTGAGCTAGACGGGCCCATTCTTTGTAAAAGTGGAACGCACACCTTCCATCCGTAATGACATGTGAGGTCTGCATCCCGAGGCAAATACCACCACAAGCAAAGCGGGTAACTTGTACACTCAGCAACGGCAACTCCTCTATTGGCGTGTTTGTATAATCAATGTGAGATATAAGGTCTTGAAACATTGAAATTGAACTATCAACAAAGTTACCAAACTCACTGAGTTTTTTAGTCGAATCTGCCTCAATTAGTTCCCCGCCCTTGGCATTACAATCAAGTTGGAGTCGGTTGCCCTCGATCCAGCTTAACCGCCCAGCCAACGGGTAGAACGGGACTAATGCTCGGCTTAAAGAGTCTTTAAGTGTTTCGATGATCATGTTCTTGGATGGATCATCCCATTTTACGCCGTGAGGTCGATCATAAAAATATAAGACTGATGAATTCCCCAACTCCCCAACTTGGTCTAATTCAGACAACGGGAGTATGCCGTTCCATGTTGGCTCAGCTGGTGTTACCACATGCTTAGATTTTATTGTCACTCCCATTTTTCTCTTAACTTTTTTAACTATTCCTTCTTTGTAAGTActcttggtttttttttttttttttttttttttactattattatttgcCTACTTATCGAGAATACACATTGTCCCATTTATTCTTATATAGTGTAATATTTGTTGGAGTTTAAGTTTCTAAATTCATTACTAACTTCAAGCTTTTAAGGCTTTTCATTCGTTAAATTATGATTAAAGGTGAAACTCTTTATTCCTTTTCTTAAATGAACTATGTTTCTTTCAGTTAAGATGAGATTAATTAAACGATATCTCGTTCACACAAATTTGTGTTACTTTTATTGATACATGTAAAAAGGTTTCATCCTTTCATACTCTAGTTTGCAGGGTGCAAATAGAAAAACTAAAAATCCTTCAAAACTTTGTGGAATCGGTATTTATAACTTATAAGCCGAAAATATTTATGTGTTGAATTTTGGGATCTTTTACCAAAATAACCATTTTGATCAaactatttaccaaaataatcaTATAACCATTTTAATTACCCAAACGACAATTCTAAATATAAAGATGCCAAACTTAAACATTAAATCCAATTTATTTGTGAGAGAACCGGTTCAACCAAGTTCTTTTAATCAAAAACAGTTCTCCCCCAAATAAactcaattaatcaaatcaaaaatttatcgagaaaattAAAATAGCCATAAtaaatgacaattattttgaAAGGAAGAACAAGATCACCATGGTTAGTCAATCAACTGCTGCGTGGGATGCAAATATGAATAAATATTGCATACACTTGTCTGTTTGTTCTCATTCTCTTTGAATTTGTTTTTGGCACAAATCAATGGAAGATTACAGTTTCTTAGGTTGTATATCAAATTTAGAAAGCGTCAATTGGAGTTAAACCGCAAATCGCATAAACTCAATGGGAAAATGTCCCAAGTTTCTACGGGCATGGCAGTTTGCACTGGTTCATTTCAAACCGGtacattttattaaaaaaaaaaaaaaaaaaaaaaggttgagcCGGTTCAGTTACAAATAAATTGGTTTAATGTTGAATATTGTCATTTTGGTAATTAAAATGGTTATATGGTCATTTTGGTAAATAGTTATAATGAAATAGTCATTTTAGGAAAAGACCCTGAATTTTGTGTGTAActtaaatatttatatttatataagtaCTTTTGATTTACGAGAATATTTAATTTTGGGCATCCATTTATATAAGCtataaaaaattcaaaataatatggaatacttttttttgtttttaaataaCACATACCCCAGTTCAATAGACTTTAAAATTACTAAATTTAAAATTGTTGCAAATACTAAATGAGGTCTTACTTTGTACATGTTTAAGATATATTACAAAATGATTCAAAATTTATGAAATAGACCGACTGAGGGATTGTCAATTTATATGAATCATTATATGAAAGAAAATGAGTAAACGACGGATATCTTTTATATAATGTCAGTCTATTGAACTGGGGTATGTGTAAAATAGACccaacttacgctaataagaaagcactaatgattcttgcaaaggttcacgttaatgaacaagtaagaaatcaactaagcacaaTTATCTTCTAACGATAACACTAAAAACGGaatgtttttccaaaatggggTTTTATAACAAACAATTTAACGAAATAGGGTGACATTGAAactaattacccaaaatgggtccacgtaggctcggttttAGCGTTGCTAGGGTCAGATTAAGGTCGCTCAGCGGGAGAGCGACTTGAAGCCAAAACGCTCGGCCGCTGAGCGACTTAgcaatttatttttttaaaaaaaaaaaaaaaaaaaaaccaaaaacgtaACTGATGGGAATCGAACCCGCAAACTAAAACAATCACTTAACATCCCCTAACCATAACACCAAGGATAATGTTATGACTTATTTGGGagattaaaattaaatatttAATATTAAGAGCAATAAATGCATTTTGGGACTTTAACAACAATTACTCAATATTTTATTTAAGCACTTAGATTTAACATATAACTTTGATTGCTTTGGTGGTTATGTAGTGTAGAATAAGTGCATTTTTGTGGATGGTCTTAAGTTCGAATTTGTTTAACagcgcaatttttttttttttttttttttttttttttttttttgcgcaaaAACCCAAGACGCTGTGGGGGAGGACGATTTGAACTCAAATCGCTCACCCCCCGAGCGACTTGCCTTGAAGTAGTATACTGCGGTTTGGGTGAACATCAAGTGACACTTTGGGTAAGGTCGTTGAGCGGGAGAGTGACTTGAATCCGAGCCTAGCTTcggtgatgacgtggacccattttgagTAAATACTTTGAAACTCAACCCATTTCGTTAATTAATTTGTGTTTGAGCCCCATTTTCGAAAAAAATTCCTAAAaacgagtatacgagtttaaaacacacgacctttcaaaaaataacaaaacggtttttctgcttaaaaACACAcagtttgctttgtaaaattaaaatcatttttttatgcttaaggtctctatgtTAGATGTTttaaagagtaaagtatttataggaagaaaAGAGTAGGGCAACTCGGTTTACACAAACCCTAATAACCGAATataggagatatgttaacaaatcatatcttctattatttctttcctgaaagccttaaaagataataaagaatattccaaaagatagaatataatctattcaaatattatctttactataaattctaagatatgataagatttcgtaaaacaagaatatcttttatcataaaca
Encoded here:
- the LOC141601763 gene encoding spermidine hydroxycinnamoyl transferase-like — protein: MGVTIKSKHVVTPAEPTWNGILPLSELDQVGELGNSSVLYFYDRPHGVKWDDPSKNMIIETLKDSLSRALVPFYPLAGRLSWIEGNRLQLDCNAKGGELIEADSTKKLSEFGNFVDSSISMFQDLISHIDYTNTPIEELPLLSVQVTRFACGGICLGMQTSHVITDGRCAFHFYKEWARLAQGDQIESLKKVANHEMLSSRPYSRFEVLTAHAWRCMTRARALAADRISPLYFIADGRSRLNPPLPSSYFGNAVIPVIACSCAGELLSRPLSYACSKVREAVELLSSDYIKGTIESLSKVETLSDLQYMDDRGKMIGNSKSLPEQNMWVTTWLNVLPQGLDFGWGHEVYAGPPTGVCGYRNTMILPHYRNDAAIKLAIWLKRNDKPLKFFDF